GGTTTGCCGGTGTCGGCGCGGTCGTGCTTGATCGGCTTGACGCCTTGGATCGCACTTTTGAACAGGGAAAAATCGTCGTCTTGCATGTCAGCCTCCGCGAAGGGCGGCCAGTTTACCCAAGTCGAAACAAAACGGCCCGGCAAAAAGCCAGGCCGGTGATTCAGTCGTGTTTTTTCATCAGGTGCGGGGACATGTTCAGTTCCCGCGATTGCCGCGCGCGACGGCGGCAGCGGCGCCACAGAGCAACACCGAAATACAGAAACAGCAAACCGACCGCCAGAATGATTGCCGAGCCCATTGGCGTGGCATTCAAGTCACCGAGCGCTGGTGGGCGCCCGAGCAGGCTGGCCGCCCCGGCCATCGCCAGCAGCACGCCAAACGTCGCCAGAATGGCCGCGATCGCCGCGCCGAATCGAAAACGCCAGTTGCTTTGGCCTTTGGGCCGCAAGCGGCGTGCGTCAAATCCATCGGATAACTTCATTCCGACCTTCCTCAATGGGTATCGGCCCTTCGACCGGGAGTTGACCGGGTTGTTCCTGAGGCTATGGCATTTGCGGCAAATGAGAGGAATTTGCGGATGAGCGGCGTGCTGAGCCGCTCATCAGAGCAGATCAGATCAGGTCTTGAGTCAGTGCGAGGGTGGCGAAGTTGTCCGCCATGATCGCCATTTCCGCTTCCTGCACCACGGCGGCGCTGAGCACGCGGCCCTTGAACGGCAAGTCGCGGGTGGCGCAGGCGTCTTCCACCAGGGTGCAACGGAAACCCAGGTTCTTCGCCGCACGCACGGTGGTGCTGACGCTGGAGTGGCTCATGAACCCGCAGACGATCAAGTCCAGCGAGCCAAGGTTTTGCAGACGATCGAGCAACTCGGTGCCATGGAAGGCGCTCGGCAGCAGTTTGCCGATAATGGTTTCATCGCCTTGTGGCTCGAGGCCCGGGATGAATTCGCCGCGTTCACCCTGTGGGTCGAACAGGCCACCGACGGTGCCGAGATGACGCACGTGCACGATCGGCCGACCGGCTGCACGGGCTGCGGCAACCACTTGTTTGATGTTCGCGACGGCCGCGTCCATGCCGCTCAGGGCCAGCGGGCCACTGAGATACTCTTTCTGGGCATCGATGATGACCACGGTGGCATGGCTCAGTGTGGCCGCTGCGTAACCGCGACCGCTGAGTTGAAACATCGTTTTTGGAACGGACATTCTGGGGCTCCTTGGGGTGGGGCTTTTGCGACATTGTCCTCTGGCTGAGCGGTTCTGTGAATCGCTACCATCGTAGGCACCGTCGTTATTGGCCTGCAGCCTTGTCAAGTTACACGTTCTGTTCAATAGCTGATGCAAAAAACAGAAAACTCCTACTGTCGCGCGATGTTTTTCCCGCGTCGTCGTCAGGCGTTTTGGCTGGTAGAATCGCCAGTCGTTTTTTCTGGAGTTCTGCGCCGTGATCACTTCCCGCCTTCGTACCCTGCGTGACCATATCCGTTGGGCCGTCAGCCGCTTCCATGGGGAGGATCTGTTTTTCGGCCATGGCACCGACAATGCCTGGGACGAAGCCCGGCAGCTTGTGCTGGGAGCTTTGCACCTGCCGTGGGAAATCGCCGACAGCTATCTCGATT
This region of Pseudomonas sp. R84 genomic DNA includes:
- a CDS encoding cysteine hydrolase family protein, producing MSVPKTMFQLSGRGYAAATLSHATVVIIDAQKEYLSGPLALSGMDAAVANIKQVVAAARAAGRPIVHVRHLGTVGGLFDPQGERGEFIPGLEPQGDETIIGKLLPSAFHGTELLDRLQNLGSLDLIVCGFMSHSSVSTTVRAAKNLGFRCTLVEDACATRDLPFKGRVLSAAVVQEAEMAIMADNFATLALTQDLI